The Oncorhynchus masou masou isolate Uvic2021 chromosome 13, UVic_Omas_1.1, whole genome shotgun sequence genomic interval GTCTGACAGTATGTCTGCATCTGAAAATGCATTCTTTCACCAGTTCAGGAAAGGAACATTTTATTACTTGATAAAAAACTTGCTTGCATCTTATGATCAGaagaacatggagagagaggagagaacaacgTTTGAGTTTTCACCCTGAGGAAGGCGAGTGTATTATGAATTCAAACTTGCATTAGAAATGCATTTCAAGTGTGACTTGAATGTATACATTTGAATCAGATGTATGTTTTGGTTATTAGACCCCCATGACATTGACATAttattcatttagcagacactcttatcccgagtgatttacaggagcaattagggtaaaGTTCATACACCACACTGCTTACAAAGATATCCTTATCTTTTCATCTTCAAGGTTGAAGTGTTCAtgttctccctccccatcccctatAGCACCGCTCCTTTCCATCCTAGCACTGTTGTGAAaactacagagagagggactggatcAGACACGGAGCATTAGAAGTTCTGGGCAAGGTCCATAGACAGTATAGTAGCCTAATCTGCAAGGTTAACTGCAGATTAAGGCTAACTACTGCTAATAAATTGTCAGGTTTGCTGCAGGAGTCAGAACAGGTCTGGTGTAATCTGGCCTCCTGTCCCTGGGGCCTTGGTGGCCCAGCCAGGTAGGGCCAGCATGAAGGATGTCCTCTGATTGCCTGGTTAAAACAGACTGAACCCGCACTCGCCAGGCTCGTCCTCTCTTCTCAGGTGGCAGGAGTTTCCAGGTCAACTGTGAAGGAGAGACGTTCACTTGGACTAGAGACTCATTCTGAAGTAATTTGACTGCTGAAGCACGTAGTGTGATGTGTTTCTATTTATTGAAGGAATTTGTCTTTTTAACCTGTGTGTCAATGTGTTTGGGAAGTCCTCCAACAAAGGTGATGTCTACTACAAATAGTTTTACTTGCTCTGCAGTTTTAAAATAAATGAAGTCATTTTAAACCTCTTTGTACACCTAGTTATTGTTTTGAAGCCTTTTAGGTGTTAGGGTAGGCCAGCTCTGAATGCTAAATGCTTTCCTAATGGCGTCATTCTCCTTCTTTTTCAGTTGCCAGTCTCCTGAAACTATCCAGCCAGCAACAACAACGGTCCCACCATCCATCAGACCATCCCTCATGGCAACGATTGTCATGGATAGGATTGGGCGTCTGTTCATCAACCTCCAGCAGGTAAGGGCGGTACCCCAGATGCTGACAGAGGTCGCCCCCTCCATGCCCGGCACGCTACGGGACACCGAAGTTCCCGGGTTCTTCAGAGAGCGCCACATCCACGCCGGCTACCGACCACTCCACCAGGGCTGGAGGTACTGTAACAGGATGTACTACAATACCCACAATGCTATGTAGAACATCCGGTTTTATTACAGTAAAGACGTCTCTGAAGCTAACATAATGGTCTCTGAAGCTAACATAATGGTCTCTGAAGCTAACATAATGGTCTCTGAAGCTAACATAACGGTGTCCCGTCTCTGAAGCTAACATAACGGTGTCCCGTCGCTGAAGCTAACATAACGGTGTCCCGTCGCTGAAGCTAACATAACGGTGTCCCTGAAGCTAACATAATGGTGTCCCTGAAGCTAACATAACGGTGTCCCTGAAGCTAACATAACGGTGTCCCTGAAGCTAACATAACGGTGTCCCTGAAGCTAACATAACGGTGTCGCTGAAGCTAACATAACGGTGTCGCTGAAGCTAACATAACGGTGTCGCTGAAGCTAACATAACGGTGTCCTGAAGCTAACATAACGGTGTCCCGTCGCTGAAGCTAACATAACGGTGTCCCGTCGCTGAAGCTAACATAACGGTGTTCTGTCTCCTTATCGATACAGGTACTACTTCCTTTCGCTGTTCCAGCGTCACAACGAGACCATCAACGTGTGGACCCACCTGCTGGGgtctctccttgtcctggtcaaGTTCCTCCAGCTGGCTGAGACGGTAGACTTCATCCATGATGCCCACGCCTggcccctcctcatcctcctcctgtcctccctggcCTACATGGCCTGCAGCACTGTAGCCCACCTCCTGGCCGCCAAATCAGAGTTCTACCactactgcttcttcttcctgGATTATGTAGGAGTGGCTCAGTATCAGTATGGCAGCGCCGTGGCTCACTTCTACTATGCTGTGGAACCAGATTACCACCGGTGGGTCTCCTCGGTCTTCATGCCCACTGCCACCTTCCTCTGCTGCCTGTCCTGCCTGGGCTGCTGCTATGGGAAGTATCGCAACCACAGCCTGCGGGTCTGGGTCCGGAAGGTGGGGCAGGTGGTTCCCTCGGCTATGGCCTATGCCTGGGATACTAGCCCGGTGTTCCACCGCCTCCTCCTCTGGCCCACGTCGCACAGTGATGACATCACTGCCGCGGCCAGTGGCGTAGTCGGCGACCCGGCTATATCCTTCCATGGGGGCCAGGTAGCCTTCTTCCTGTCCAGTGCGTTCTTCTTCACCAACCCACTTCCAGAGCGTCTGTTCCCAGGCCACTGTGATTTCCTGGGGCAGGGCCACCAGCTGTTCCACGTCTTCCTGGTGATCTGTACCCTCTGTCAGATCCAAGCCTCTCACCTGGACTACCTGGGCCGACGGCCACTCTACACACAGCtacacggagagagaggagcagcagccaCTATCTATCTGGTTCAGTATGGAGCCACGCAGGTGGTCTGTGTCTGTATAGCAGTCTTCATGGCGAGGAAAGTAAAACGGTTGCTTGACTGCAGAGACAAGTCCAAATGAATTGGCTTGGAGACGATGTAAGAGGGTAGGAAAGTTAGAATCACTTCCCAGTGGGCAAAACCGGTTGAACTGGGTTGACGTTATTACAGCCAGAACCCTTTGCCCAGTTTTGCCCTCTGATTTGGTACCAAAGTGATCAATGTGGCCTGGATTGACTCGACACACACTGcctttgttttttaaatgtacatttaTATGATAATATTATGTTTCTCTACAGCACCTGTGTCCTTGAGAGAGAGTTGTTTACCTTTTACATAATGGAAGTTGAGGAAGCCTATCACTAGCATGGTCACAGATCTGTGACCATAAGAGTTGGCAAgactgcacaaacagatctggaaccaggctagccTAGCACTGAACAAAGCCTCAATGACATGTAAGAATGTTGATAGCTTGCATAGTACTTTCTATATTTGCTATGATTGCTCACTGTAATCCTAGAATAGATCTGCTTAGTAGTTCTGTGTTTTTCAATTGGCATGGTGGTGTCATGATGTATGTAATGTACATTATCGTACACCTGTAAATTCTTGCGGAGGGTATGTTCCATCGCTACATTTTCCTTTTGATTGACCACGAGGGGAAAAGGGAAACGTGTCACCTCTCTTACCATGGCCTACCACTGCCAAGACACACTCTTCACTCAGTGCTGTGACGTAAACCGGAATAGAGACAGGCTCTGATTGGCTCTTTCTGGAAGATCACCATGGTGACCTATAACAAAACATCAGTTCAGCCAATGGGATTGAGTAAAGGTGCGAGGACAACTCACTTTATACATTGCAACACACATAGCCAATCCCAATTGGGTCCCCATGCCTTCCCCTTTGCCATATTAAACCTTATGTGTTTGCAGATCTGAAGGGTGATAGGTATTATGTGTAGTGTTGGAGCTTCCAACTGGCAGACCTGCAATCTCAGGGATATCGCCAAGGAAAAGGGCTCGGGAGTGTATTGGGACCGGCTTTGTTCATGTTTACCCTTTGTCCACCACTCTCTGATTGtggtatcagtggaggctgctgaggggaggagggctcataataatggcgggagcaaatggaatggcatcaaaccatggaaaccatgtgtttgatgtatctgataccattccgctccagccattaccacgagcccgtcctcccaatTAAAGTGCCACCAACCTACTGTGGGAGGATTAGTTTCCCCCTGACTGATGCCCAAAAAATACCTTCACAACAATGCAGTGTTATTATGACATGTTAGGAATCATAACAATTTGCAGGGCCTTCACATTTCAGAACTTTGTTAACTTTATGGCATTTGTAGAACAGCAATAAAAACTACTTGAAGCCCACACCATTTTCCTTTCATTATTACTGCAACCTCAAACCTCCTTCCCCCCCAGTGAAATATTAAAGACATGCTCAGGTACTTTGGCGACTAGTATTTTTTTCAACCTCCGGTTTTgtgctggatgtgtcaatgtgtagttcatacatgcatctATCAGCATaattactgtcttacctcaattagccacaaaatccctagtttgaaagtgaTTGCTAGCAAGATAcgcacacagtagagagagagcaatgatgTGGTGTACATAGCTGCTCATTTGTGATGTAGTAGTCAATTTTCTGATACTTTTGGCTTATgagtgctactttcagaactactggctacaCCTACACTACTGGCTACACCTACACTACTGGCTACACCTACACTACTGGCTACACCTACACTACTGGCTACAAAGAGTGTATACAAAAGTACCAGAGAATCTCTTTTAAAAAGGGGAATCGgcagttgctacatacattttggATGTCCCCATTAATTCTGTAAGAATATAACTTTATAAGTACCTCGtttagcagggttggggtcaattacaTAAAAATTCCAGTCAATTTAGGAATTTCAATGACATTCCAGTACCAGTCAATTTAGGAATTCCAATGACATCCCagttccagtcaattcaggaattCCAATGACATTCCagttccagtcaattcaggaattCCAATGACATTCCagttccagtcaattcaggaattCCAATGACATTCCAGTTCCAGCCAATTCAGGAATTCCAATGACATTCCAGTTCCAGCCAATTCAGGAATTCCAATGACATTCCAGTTCCAGTTTTCTCCAATGTTTTTTAATGAGGAAAAGTTGGAACTGGAATTTGATTTACTTTCTGagttgactggaattgaaatggaatggaCCTCAACCCTggagtttagttcaactgttgttccACATCACAACCCCAAAtacaagcttgttttactccaatgtttgtaaacaaagtaaatgtaaattaAAACACTGTAAAgcatcaaaacatggttaaaactatcattttgattccaatgatggtcagtccttgcatgcGTAGAATTTTAgactggttacatttctccagccccatctctcAGCCTTTTAACAAAACAGTGGCAGGGAAaacgttttatttttgtttcaactACTGATTGGCCCTTTTATGGAGGATGTAACCATTACATTGCTGCCACAGTATATTGCATCGTTTCTGTCTCCAAGCATTTGACAATGTCAAGCAGAGGTGTTGAAATATAGGGAATCGCTGCCCCCTT includes:
- the LOC135552070 gene encoding membrane progestin receptor alpha-B-like isoform X1 translates to MHCCQSPETIQPATTTVPPSIRPSLMATIVMDRIGRLFINLQQVRAVPQMLTEVAPSMPGTLRDTEVPGFFRERHIHAGYRPLHQGWRYYFLSLFQRHNETINVWTHLLGSLLVLVKFLQLAETVDFIHDAHAWPLLILLLSSLAYMACSTVAHLLAAKSEFYHYCFFFLDYVGVAQYQYGSAVAHFYYAVEPDYHRWVSSVFMPTATFLCCLSCLGCCYGKYRNHSLRVWVRKVGQVVPSAMAYAWDTSPVFHRLLLWPTSHSDDITAAASGVVGDPAISFHGGQVAFFLSSAFFFTNPLPERLFPGHCDFLGQGHQLFHVFLVICTLCQIQASHLDYLGRRPLYTQLHGERGAAATIYLVQYGATQVVCVCIAVFMARKVKRLLDCRDKSK
- the LOC135552070 gene encoding membrane progestin receptor alpha-B-like isoform X2; this encodes MATIVMDRIGRLFINLQQVRAVPQMLTEVAPSMPGTLRDTEVPGFFRERHIHAGYRPLHQGWRYYFLSLFQRHNETINVWTHLLGSLLVLVKFLQLAETVDFIHDAHAWPLLILLLSSLAYMACSTVAHLLAAKSEFYHYCFFFLDYVGVAQYQYGSAVAHFYYAVEPDYHRWVSSVFMPTATFLCCLSCLGCCYGKYRNHSLRVWVRKVGQVVPSAMAYAWDTSPVFHRLLLWPTSHSDDITAAASGVVGDPAISFHGGQVAFFLSSAFFFTNPLPERLFPGHCDFLGQGHQLFHVFLVICTLCQIQASHLDYLGRRPLYTQLHGERGAAATIYLVQYGATQVVCVCIAVFMARKVKRLLDCRDKSK